A region of Anolis sagrei isolate rAnoSag1 chromosome 2, rAnoSag1.mat, whole genome shotgun sequence DNA encodes the following proteins:
- the BRK1 gene encoding LOW QUALITY PROTEIN: protein BRICK1 (The sequence of the model RefSeq protein was modified relative to this genomic sequence to represent the inferred CDS: inserted 1 base in 1 codon) — protein MRSPTCGLFRKAVRKPRRVSSRCXAGAVVSGAGEAAMSVQEDPVQREIHQDWANREYIEVITSSIKKIADFLNSFDMSCRSRLATLNEKLTALERRIEYIEARVTKGETLT, from the exons ATGCGCAGTCCCACCTGCGGCCTGTTCCGGAAAGCGGTAAGGAAGCCTCGGCGAGTGAGCAGCAGGT GCGCAGGCGCGGTGGTTTCCGGGGCTGGGGAGGCTGCCATGTCGGTTCAGGAGGACCCGGTCCAGCGCGAGATCCACCAGGACTGGGCCAACCGCGAGTACATCGAGGTCATCACCAGCTCCATCAAGAAGATCGCGGACTTCCTCAATTCCTTCG ACATGTCGTGCCGCTCCCGCCTGGCCACGCTCAACGAGAAGCTGACGGCGCTGGAGAGGCGGATCGAGTACATCGAGGCCCGG GTAACGAAAGGTGAAACGCTGACATAA